A window of the Schlesneria paludicola DSM 18645 genome harbors these coding sequences:
- a CDS encoding phytanoyl-CoA dioxygenase family protein: protein MDHGATCDSECWTDALARDGFTLIPDAVSPSEVERLRAVCASLRQQDFAAVRRDSLFGIRRLLTNSPELRATMAKPPFVSWARSVLGPAAVPVYGVFFDKTAGANWPVRWHQDVAIHAGGTLPVAGYEARPGKDGVAHLLPPVEVSQQMLAIRIHLDDAPSNHGALRVIPGSHLLGRLSNDALRHLIDGAQAVHCEARAGDVMLMRPLLVHASSPCELPSHRRVVHIEYSAFQLPDGLEWCG, encoded by the coding sequence ATGGATCACGGAGCGACGTGTGATTCGGAATGTTGGACGGACGCCTTGGCGCGCGACGGGTTCACGCTGATTCCTGACGCGGTTTCCCCAAGCGAGGTTGAGAGGCTGAGGGCCGTCTGTGCGTCATTGCGGCAGCAAGACTTTGCCGCCGTTCGTCGGGATTCGTTGTTTGGAATTCGTCGCCTTCTGACCAATAGTCCCGAACTTCGTGCAACGATGGCCAAGCCTCCGTTTGTGAGCTGGGCTCGATCGGTTCTCGGTCCGGCAGCAGTACCCGTGTATGGAGTCTTCTTTGATAAGACGGCGGGCGCCAATTGGCCCGTGCGGTGGCATCAGGATGTCGCAATTCATGCGGGTGGCACTCTTCCGGTCGCGGGCTACGAGGCGCGTCCAGGAAAAGATGGTGTCGCCCATCTCCTTCCACCTGTCGAAGTCTCTCAGCAAATGCTGGCGATTCGCATCCATCTGGACGATGCGCCCTCGAATCACGGAGCACTCCGTGTGATTCCAGGCTCGCACCTTTTGGGGCGACTCTCCAACGACGCATTGCGACATCTGATCGACGGCGCCCAGGCCGTTCATTGTGAGGCGCGTGCTGGTGACGTCATGCTGATGCGGCCGTTGCTGGTCCACGCGTCGTCCCCGTGCGAACTGCCCAGTCACCGAAGGGTGGTCCACATCGAATATTCCGCCTTCCAACTGCCTGATGGGTTGGAGTGGTGCGGTTGA
- the obgE gene encoding GTPase ObgE yields the protein MFVDQVKIICKAGDGGPGSCSFRREAHVPRGGPDGGDGGRGGHVIIEADENISSLVHLVGLRHCTSENGHPGQPTLKAGRMGEDTIIRVPPGTVIRDATRGFILKDLVEHNERVIIAKSGDGGKGNVKFMSSTNRAPREFGPGEPGEEREVILELKVIADVGLIGKPNAGKSTLLSRLSRATPEIANYPFTTKYPNLGIVNVGHERQFVMADIPGLIEGAHAGIGLGHEFLRHVERTKMFIHLVEPAPDDQSDPVENYLNIREELRLYDEELAKRPEIVCITKCEMADADAAAELLEERIGRPVLKISSVAGKGLPQLLQQTIRKLDELQEPPID from the coding sequence ATGTTCGTAGATCAAGTAAAAATCATCTGTAAAGCAGGCGACGGTGGCCCGGGTTCTTGTAGCTTCCGGCGCGAGGCTCACGTTCCGCGCGGTGGTCCTGACGGCGGCGACGGCGGTCGCGGCGGTCACGTCATTATCGAAGCCGACGAAAACATCAGCAGCCTGGTCCATTTGGTAGGCCTGCGTCATTGCACATCGGAAAACGGTCATCCCGGCCAGCCTACACTGAAGGCCGGCCGCATGGGCGAGGACACGATCATTCGTGTGCCGCCCGGGACTGTCATCCGCGATGCAACCCGAGGCTTCATCCTGAAAGACCTCGTCGAGCACAACGAGCGGGTGATCATCGCCAAATCCGGCGACGGCGGCAAAGGGAACGTCAAGTTCATGTCGTCGACGAACCGCGCACCGCGCGAGTTTGGGCCTGGGGAGCCTGGTGAAGAGCGCGAAGTCATCCTTGAGCTCAAGGTGATCGCCGACGTCGGCCTGATCGGCAAGCCCAACGCGGGCAAGTCCACATTGCTCAGCCGACTGTCACGAGCCACTCCCGAGATCGCGAACTATCCGTTCACGACAAAATATCCCAACCTGGGGATTGTGAACGTCGGCCACGAGCGCCAGTTCGTGATGGCGGACATTCCGGGATTGATCGAAGGGGCACATGCCGGCATCGGCTTGGGTCACGAATTCTTACGGCACGTTGAACGAACCAAGATGTTCATCCATCTGGTCGAACCCGCGCCCGATGATCAGTCGGACCCCGTCGAAAACTATCTGAATATTCGCGAAGAACTTCGCCTGTACGACGAAGAATTGGCGAAGCGGCCCGAGATCGTCTGCATCACAAAGTGTGAAATGGCAGATGCGGATGCTGCCGCAGAACTGCTTGAAGAACGCATCGGACGGCCGGTCCTCAAGATCTCGTCCGTTGCCGGAAAAGGGCTACCGCAGCTGTTGCAACAAACGATCCGCAAGCTGGACGAACTGCAGGAACCGCCGATCGACTGA